The Oncorhynchus mykiss isolate Arlee chromosome 17, USDA_OmykA_1.1, whole genome shotgun sequence genomic interval CAATTAACAATAATAAATAACTTATCTTGCATCTTTGGAATGCATCTCTAGTGATATGAACCCCGTTCCCCAGTGATCTCTGTTCTCTTTATGGTAAAGCTCCAGCAGCAGGGGGACAGGGTCTGAGTCTTGCTTAGTCTTCCTAGGCAGACGGTCTTGGTTGACATCAGAGCAGGGCTAAGGTGTGATGGCACTCAGGGGACTGGGTCAGCCACCATATGCCCAGCTAATCCAATCCAGGTGGTCCTGTCTCGTTCTATTAGAAAGCTGCGTACGGCCTCCACCGGAGAACCACTACGATTCATCACCACGACAGACCTGACCAGGGATCAGGGAGGAAAGCCATACCAATTGATCTGCAGATTAGAGTCAGATTAGAGTCAATCTGACTGGGAAACTACAGTATCCTTTAGCTGTGTTTGGTTGGGATGTCCAGCAATGTCAACAACTGATACAGGAACTACTTGAACTTGAAAGAGCGATcattgtacagtggggcaaaaaattatttagtcagccaccaattgtggaagttctcccacttaaaaagatgagagaggcctgtaattttcatcataggtacacttcaactatgacagacataatgagaaaaaaaatcataaaaatcacattgtaggatttttaatgaattgatttgcaaattatggtggaaaataagtatttggtcaataacaaaagtttatctcaatactttgttatataccctttgttggcaatgacagaggtcaaatgttttctgtaagtcttcacaaggttttcacacactgttgctggtattttggcccattcctccatgcagatctcctctagagcaatgatgttttggggctgttgctgggcaacacgaactttcaactccctccaaagatagtctatggggttgagatctggagactggctaggccactccaggaccttgaaatgcttcttacgaagccactccttcgtgtgtttgggatcattgtcatgctgaaagacccagctacgtttcatcttcaatgcccttgctgatggaaggaggttttcactcaatctcacgatacatggccccattcattctttcctttacatgtatcagtcgtcctggtccctttgcagaaaaacagccccaaagcatgatgtttccacccccatgcttcacagtaggtatggtgttctttggatgcaactcagcattctttgtcctccaaacacgacgagttgagtttttaccaaaaagttatattttggtttcatctgaccatatgacattctcccaatcttcttctggatcatccaaatgctctctagcaaacttcagacgggcctggacatgtactggcttaagcagggggacacgtctggcactgcaggatttgagtccctggcggcgtagtgtgttactgatggtaggctttgttactttggtcccagctctctgcaggtcattcaccaggtcccccagtgtggttctgggatttttgctcaccgttcttgtgatcattttgaccccacggggtgagatcttgcgtggagccccagatcgagggagattatcagcggtcttgtatgtcttccatttcctaataattgctcccacagttgatttcttcaaaccaagctgcttacctattgcagattcagtcttcccagcctggtgcaggtctacaattttgtttctggtgtcctttgacagctctttggtcttggccatagtggagtttggagtgtgactgtttgaggttgtggacaggtgtcttttattctgataacaagttcaaacaggtgccattaatacaggtcataagtggaggacagaggagcctcttaaagaagaagttacaggtctgtgagagccagaaatcttgcttgtttgtaggtgaccaaatacttattttgcaccataatttgcaaataaattccttaaaaatcctacagtgtgattttctggattttttttctcattttgtctgtcatagttgaagtgtacctatgatgaaaattacaggcctctctcattattttaagtgggagaacttgcacaattgatggctgactaaatatttttttgccccactgtacatgatcTGATATAGGTTAATAAATAACATTGAGAGACTTTGTCAAAATGGCAGACACAAAGTAAGTTTATGGTTTGGCGTTACAGTTGCTATTGGCTGGTTTCTCGTAATCCTCCACAACATTCTCCAATGGTGACCTTTGACACTTGATGGGGGTTACACAGAATGACACAGAGATCATTGTGAAGTCAGTCATTTCATTAGTAGTCTCCCCAGCTACTGGATTTGCTAATTCAAATCAATTCAGACTTGTTGTGCCCTCATCATGGCCTTGGAACACAAAATCTTGTCCTACCCGTAGTTAACATAAATTATCACAAACGCTGAAATTCTGCATTTCATTCATTATCTTGCCAGCAATGATCATTATTTCTAGTGCTTCTCCTATTTAGATATGAAATAATTCCATGAGTCTTTGgataatacatttacattttccaACATATTATTGATCCAGGTCTGTTTTCCTGAGTGACAAGCTTAGAAAAATGTAAAATCCTAAACAGCTGCTTGGGTGTTCAATCAATCTCTCCTCCCACACACTCTCCTGCCACAACAACACAGCTCAGCTTCTTCCACCAAGTCTCAGAGAGACTCTTGATCTTATCCGGGGTCTTCTTCCTCAGGCTCTGCCTCTGCTGGAGCTGCTGAACGTTCTCCACTGGATGGATGCTGGCCAAGATGGCCTGGTCAAACGCCTCCTTCAGATTCTTCTGGGTCAGACCCGAGCACTCTACGAAGGACACGGCCCCGATATCCTTTGCCAGCTGCTGGGCCTCCTCGGTGCTCACAGGCCGCTCCTGATTCCTGGCCAGCTGGACCAGCACCTGGACGTCTTCCCTCAGGTCCAGCTGGGTTCCCACCAGGACCATGGGTGCCCCGGGGCAGTGATGGCGAATCTCGGGCGCCCAGCGGTCAGTGGCGTTGCGGAAGGAGGAGGGGCGCACCACACTGTAGCAGAGCAGGAAGACATCGGCATTGTGGTAGCATAGAGGGCGGATCCGGTCCAGCTCGTCCTATAGGAGACAGGAAGGAAAAGGTCTCAAGTTGAGGAAGTGGAAGGGTCAGAGATACCCAATCCCAAATTGATTCTTAGCCCTGACCTTACAGCATACCATGTAGATCTGATTCTGAAAAAACTACTGTATGGTTAGCAATATGGTCCACTAATACTTCCATTTCCCTCTCTGAGTTCAGGGCATTTTGATTATTACACCTatccaatcctttcagatctacaAAGGTGCCTATTAAGGAGTAGGGGAAGAGTTGATTTGGAATTGGGCATGAGTCAGGAAGAGCAAGGTCTGTGAGAGTCGTCCAAAAGGGGGCGATAAAGTACAGATAGCCAGAGGGGACAAAAGAAAGTATTGATTCTGGGGGCATGGACAGGAACCTCCTACAGGGGGCGATATAAGTCTGAGGATCAAGGGGGAGGGGAGGCAACGACTATGAGAGATATTCTGCCAGGGGGTGATCACTACTGACACAGGATCAGAGAGGGGAGGGTGTGCAGGGGAATCCCTACAGGGGGATACCAAGACACGGTAGAATGTGGAGGCAACCTATGTTGGGATAAGTGAAGCTATCAGAGAGAACGGCTTACATTAATAGTGTCATCCTCCATCCCCCATTTCTCTCATTTTGAGCAGAGCATGTGTAGAAAGAATAATGTGTTAGCTCTACCACTTACAATAGAATATCCTTGTTAATGTGTCTATAGGTTACTAACACTCATTTAGTGTTGGATTCAAAAACAAATTTGACTCACCTGGCCAGCCATATCACAGAGTTGCAGTCTCACAGGTTTTCCGTCCACCACAACCATAGCTGAGAAGAAGAAGATGGTACACAGATAGGTTATTGATGGTGACAGCATTTATAACTTTGTTCAATGCCTACCTGTCATAGCACTATGCATCGGTGACGTTTACTTTGCACAATCAAAGTATATCAAATAGTAACCTATTATTGATTCAGAGAGATCTAAAAGAACACACAAaagcaacaaacaaaaacaagaaaacattTATAAAATGCAACATGTGGATAAATCAATTAATGTGTAAAACCTGTGACAAAAGCGGTCAAATTAACAATAACTCAACGTGATTTTTCTGATTTCTCTCATAAATGACCTGCAAAGTTGTCGAAAGCTGTTGGAATGTATTCTGTCGGATAACCATTTGTGGTGTAGCTGACGATAAGACTTGTCTTCCCCACCGCTCCATCTCCGACGAGGACGCAGTTCACCTTGCGCTCAGGTACGGAGCCCGACCGCCCACGCGTTGAAAGAGGAACGTCTCTGTTCTTGCCACGCCGTGGTGGTACCGGTGGAGCCGAATCCGAGATCCGACGGGGTTTCTGCACTCTTATATCTTGAGGAAGCATTTTGCCGTCGAATAACTGGCCTAATCCACGGGGAATAACGCTTCAATAATGCCAGAGCCGTCTGGGTCTCTGCACCTTGATATCCCATATGTTGGTTCCCTTCCCAAAGTCGATAGAACCAGCACGCACCTGACTGTCCGTTTCTGTCAGTAAGTCATAGAAATTTAGAGAAATAATAATccaggtaaactacaactgaaCTCGTGCAGTATACTGTAAACGCAAGACTGCCGTTAAATTTCTCCACGCCGCATGGTCTATTGATTGGCATCATCTGCATCTGGTGTGTTAATGGTTGTAAGAGGATTTACTGCGCGCCACATGAGGTGCGGTGCGTGTCCCAGGGCTTTCGAAGTGAAACAAACTAAGATCCTTTGAAACTCTGATCCCCTGTAGTAAATAATGTGATCCACTTTGTCATTTACACAAGTAAATATGGTGAATATCTAAAACAAACGTGTAGACCTACATTGGTCATCTATTTTTTAAGGATAGGGTACACTGAATATGAATTGGTTTTATTTTTTCGTTCAATTTTAGCAACAACATAAGAAGAATTTGTAGCCCAGTCTAACAAAGTTGCATTATCCTTACATGGAGTAAATGAGGACTCCCACATCAGTTTTAACCCTGACACAGGCATACTACAACATAGTGCCTCTTGGTAGACCTTAGGCCTAGCAGAATGGCAGGGATGTGAAATCATGACTGGAGTATTAGCTGTAGAATTGATAGAAACATTGGATTTCTATCACTAGACTATGTATATGCTATTCAAAGTTGAACATATCTCTTAATTAACAGAAAACTGCATGTAGAGCCACAGCAGAAGTGAGTGGGTGTGAGAGTATGCACAGAGCAACAGTGAAACAGGGTGTACAGTGAGGAGTGAGACCAAGTGGGAGTACAGGAAATTATTTACTGCTTTACAAAATCCTGTAACGTAAGAACTATAGTAGATAGAACATCCATTCTCAATCTATTATATTATAGTTGTAGAGGAAGCCCTTGTTATTCATTTCCACAATATATGTATATGGTGACGGGCATCTCAGGGCTTCATTGTCTACCAGTGCCAGTGATATTTAAACTTTTTATTCAAAGAAGATTCCTAAAATATGCAAATCAGAGACGTGGGATCTTTAACCAGGCGATGACTTCGTTTCATTAATAGGATTAACGAAGAGTCATGGTGAAAAGACAAAAGGTAGCATCACACAATGA includes:
- the LOC110493596 gene encoding rho-related GTP-binding protein RhoU, translating into MLPQDIRVQKPRRISDSAPPVPPRRGKNRDVPLSTRGRSGSVPERKVNCVLVGDGAVGKTSLIVSYTTNGYPTEYIPTAFDNFAAMVVVDGKPVRLQLCDMAGQDELDRIRPLCYHNADVFLLCYSVVRPSSFRNATDRWAPEIRHHCPGAPMVLVGTQLDLREDVQVLVQLARNQERPVSTEEAQQLAKDIGAVSFVECSGLTQKNLKEAFDQAILASIHPVENVQQLQQRQSLRKKTPDKIKSLSETWWKKLSCVVVAGECVGGEID